The following are encoded in a window of Rhodomicrobium lacus genomic DNA:
- a CDS encoding alpha/beta hydrolase — translation MRTDIEFLSEGRKLRGWLYRPSTELTSIPAIVMAHGLTCVKEQYLDRYAEVFVRAGFGVVLYDHANFGASEGSPRQEVDPVLQRRGYRDAISFAQTVPWIDAARIGIWGTSYSGGHVLEIAALDRRVKCVVSQVPTVSGYQSALRRTRADHVPALLARFAADRAARFLGEAPATIPAVSDDPAVGCAMGGRDAYDFFMGTKSFAPTWRNEMTLRSAEMARENEPGIHIARISLTPLLMIVAENDMLTATDLCLEAFQRALPPKRLVTVPGGHFEPYVRHFEKTSGAARDWFLEHLGRE, via the coding sequence ATGCGCACCGACATTGAATTTCTATCCGAGGGGCGAAAGTTGCGGGGGTGGCTTTACCGCCCATCAACCGAGCTGACATCAATCCCCGCCATCGTCATGGCCCATGGCCTGACGTGCGTTAAGGAGCAGTATCTAGATCGTTATGCCGAGGTGTTCGTGAGAGCCGGGTTTGGCGTCGTGCTTTACGATCACGCCAATTTCGGCGCGAGCGAAGGGTCGCCCCGGCAAGAGGTTGATCCCGTGCTGCAACGGCGTGGCTATCGAGATGCGATCAGCTTCGCGCAGACGGTGCCGTGGATCGATGCGGCGCGCATCGGTATCTGGGGGACCAGCTACAGCGGCGGGCATGTGCTTGAGATTGCGGCGCTCGACCGGCGCGTGAAATGCGTCGTCTCTCAGGTGCCGACCGTAAGCGGCTATCAGTCGGCGCTCCGGCGCACCCGCGCCGACCATGTGCCCGCGCTTCTCGCTCGCTTTGCGGCGGATCGCGCAGCGCGGTTCCTGGGCGAGGCTCCGGCGACGATCCCGGCCGTTTCAGACGATCCTGCGGTCGGTTGCGCGATGGGCGGTCGCGATGCCTACGATTTTTTCATGGGCACGAAGAGTTTCGCGCCTACCTGGCGCAACGAAATGACATTGCGGAGCGCCGAGATGGCGCGGGAAAATGAGCCGGGCATCCATATCGCCCGTATCAGCCTGACCCCGCTTTTGATGATCGTTGCGGAAAACGATATGCTGACGGCGACCGATCTCTGCCTTGAAGCGTTTCAGCGGGCGCTCCCGCCAAAACGTCTTGTGACCGTGCCCGGAGGGCACTTCGAACCTTATGTCCGTCATTTCGAAAAGACGAGCGGGGCCGCTCGCGACTGGTTCCTCGAACATCTCGGCCGGGAATGA
- a CDS encoding AraC family transcriptional regulator, with the protein MTVLAREYPNGWFIGPHCHKEGQFVHATSGVMEVRAERGLWLVPPGRAVWMPPRIVHELRARGAVRLRTLYIEPDAIDVDLGNTPRGYAVTPLLRELIVRVVGSASDERDPSRLARLVAVLIDELAEAPPDEFSIRIPVDARLERACKVIFEEQGRPRPIRELAAECGASPRTLARLANDELGCPLSVWRQQARILEAVPMLVAGESVMRTALALGYETPSAFAALFRRLLGINPSAFAAQRRKKTSS; encoded by the coding sequence GTGACGGTGCTCGCACGCGAATATCCGAACGGCTGGTTTATAGGGCCGCATTGCCATAAGGAAGGCCAGTTCGTCCACGCGACGTCCGGCGTCATGGAAGTCCGGGCCGAACGCGGCCTTTGGCTCGTGCCGCCGGGGCGTGCCGTGTGGATGCCGCCCCGCATCGTTCATGAACTCAGGGCGCGCGGGGCAGTTCGGTTGCGCACGCTGTACATCGAACCAGACGCGATCGACGTCGACTTGGGGAATACGCCCCGGGGCTACGCCGTCACCCCGCTTCTGCGCGAACTCATCGTCCGCGTCGTCGGTTCCGCCTCGGACGAAAGAGACCCGAGCCGACTCGCGCGCCTCGTAGCCGTTCTGATTGATGAACTCGCCGAAGCACCACCCGACGAATTCTCAATCAGGATACCTGTCGATGCGCGTCTCGAACGCGCCTGCAAGGTCATTTTCGAGGAACAGGGAAGGCCCCGCCCGATCCGTGAACTTGCGGCAGAATGCGGGGCCTCGCCACGGACACTCGCGCGCCTCGCCAATGACGAACTCGGTTGCCCCCTTTCGGTATGGAGGCAGCAGGCGCGCATTCTTGAAGCCGTGCCGATGCTTGTTGCGGGCGAATCCGTGATGCGGACGGCGCTTGCCCTCGGCTACGAAACGCCGAGCGCGTTCGCGGCCCTGTTCCGGCGTTTACTCGGCATCAATCCAAGTGCCTTCGCGGCGCAGCGGCGAAAGAAAACTTCGTCTTGA